The following proteins come from a genomic window of Corallococcus sp. NCRR:
- a CDS encoding chemotaxis protein CheW — translation MAKREGNIDWDKARARLEALERATEARDTFTDDAAREALDARALLLARPPEVPVLPGSQREMVRFKAAGQTYALESRFILEVMRAPELTLLPGAPPLLRGLTLLRGEVLPVVELAPLFGRPAAQGTGPVLVVGVARAELGLRTDEVMEVMVLTGTDLLPAPPSLEEEAGALVSGVSPDGTLVLEGEALLADERLVFELSEEGVA, via the coding sequence ATGGCGAAGCGCGAGGGAAACATCGACTGGGACAAGGCCCGGGCCCGGCTGGAAGCGCTGGAGCGCGCCACCGAGGCACGCGACACCTTCACCGACGACGCGGCCCGCGAAGCGCTCGACGCGCGCGCCCTCTTGCTGGCCCGCCCGCCGGAAGTCCCCGTGCTGCCCGGCAGCCAGCGGGAGATGGTCCGCTTCAAGGCCGCGGGCCAGACGTATGCCCTGGAGTCGCGCTTCATCCTGGAGGTTATGCGCGCGCCGGAGCTCACCCTGCTGCCGGGCGCGCCGCCGCTCTTGCGCGGCCTGACGCTGCTGCGCGGCGAGGTGCTGCCGGTGGTGGAGCTGGCGCCGCTGTTCGGCCGGCCCGCGGCGCAGGGCACCGGCCCCGTGCTGGTGGTGGGAGTGGCCCGCGCGGAGCTGGGCCTGCGCACGGATGAGGTGATGGAGGTGATGGTGCTGACGGGCACGGACCTGTTGCCCGCGCCCCCCTCCCTGGAAGAGGAAGCGGGCGCGCTGGTGTCCGGCGTCAGCCCCGACGGCACGCTCGTCCTGGAGGGAGAGGCCCTCCTCGCCGACGAGCGTCTCGTGTTCGAGCTTTCCGAAGAAGGAGTCGCATGA
- a CDS encoding methyl-accepting chemotaxis protein has translation MSIGNRIALGFGLSLLVLLIIAGVAFQGAQQLTTTTEGLLEAHNNYKLLREVRALVVDAETGQRGFILTGEESYLRPYQNAMAELRTDLDALRPAMARYPDQRTRFAKLEPLVLNKLDELADTIRVRREQGFEAAQAIVKTNRGQKEMESIREVIFEMRDTEEERWKQYSDAASQAAQRSVWVLALGTLLGLAIVGVGSFVITRGITDPLRKLTFGAEQLGKGDLTHRIDVRGKDEMADLAGAFNGMAERRQQAEIQLAKQAEQREHTLKTVAEFVNQLAGASSEILASTTEQVAGAQEQGTAVTETVSTIEEITKTSEEAAGRARAVSESARHSEEVGRSGRRAVEEAVSSMGAVRDQVESIASRILALAEQAQAIGDIITTVNDISEQTHMLALNASIEASRAGEHGRGFAVVASEVKALADQSKKATAQVRQILGQIQKATHGAVMTTEEGTKSVSAATRVVTEAGTTIQQLADLLTQASLTAAQIAASANQQATGIGQIRQAMHDVNQATQQGLISSRQTERAMQDINAMGQKLKGLLGEFGR, from the coding sequence ATGAGCATCGGGAATCGCATCGCGCTGGGCTTCGGGCTGTCCCTGCTGGTGCTGCTGATCATCGCAGGCGTGGCCTTCCAGGGCGCCCAGCAGCTCACCACCACCACCGAGGGCCTGCTGGAGGCCCACAACAACTACAAGCTCCTGCGCGAGGTGCGCGCGCTCGTCGTGGACGCGGAGACCGGCCAGCGCGGCTTCATCCTCACCGGTGAAGAGAGCTACCTGCGCCCGTACCAGAACGCCATGGCCGAGCTGCGAACGGACCTGGACGCCCTGCGCCCGGCGATGGCCCGCTACCCGGATCAGCGCACCCGCTTCGCGAAGCTGGAGCCCCTGGTCCTGAACAAGCTGGACGAGCTGGCGGACACCATCCGCGTCCGCCGTGAGCAGGGCTTCGAGGCGGCCCAGGCCATCGTGAAGACCAACCGCGGCCAGAAGGAGATGGAGAGCATCCGGGAGGTCATCTTCGAGATGCGCGACACGGAGGAGGAGCGCTGGAAGCAGTACTCCGACGCCGCCTCCCAGGCCGCGCAGCGCAGCGTCTGGGTGCTGGCGCTGGGCACCCTGCTGGGCCTGGCCATCGTGGGCGTGGGCAGCTTCGTCATCACCCGCGGCATCACCGACCCCCTGCGCAAGCTCACCTTCGGCGCGGAGCAGTTGGGCAAGGGCGACCTCACCCACCGCATCGACGTGCGCGGCAAGGACGAGATGGCCGACCTGGCCGGCGCCTTCAATGGCATGGCGGAGCGCCGCCAGCAGGCGGAGATCCAGCTGGCCAAGCAGGCCGAGCAGCGCGAGCACACGCTCAAGACCGTGGCGGAGTTCGTCAACCAGTTGGCCGGCGCGTCCTCCGAAATCCTCGCCAGCACCACCGAGCAGGTGGCCGGCGCCCAGGAGCAGGGCACCGCCGTCACGGAGACGGTGAGCACCATCGAGGAGATCACCAAGACGTCGGAGGAGGCCGCCGGCCGCGCCCGCGCGGTGAGCGAGTCCGCCCGTCACTCGGAGGAGGTGGGCCGCTCCGGCCGCCGCGCCGTGGAGGAGGCCGTGTCCTCCATGGGCGCCGTGCGCGACCAGGTGGAGTCCATCGCGTCGCGCATCCTCGCCCTGGCCGAGCAGGCCCAGGCCATTGGCGACATCATCACCACCGTCAACGACATCTCCGAGCAGACGCACATGCTCGCGCTCAACGCGTCCATTGAAGCCAGCCGCGCGGGCGAGCACGGCCGCGGCTTCGCCGTCGTGGCCTCCGAGGTGAAGGCCCTGGCGGACCAGTCCAAGAAGGCCACCGCGCAGGTGCGCCAGATCCTGGGTCAAATCCAGAAGGCCACCCACGGCGCGGTGATGACCACGGAGGAGGGCACCAAGAGCGTGTCCGCCGCCACGCGCGTCGTCACCGAAGCGGGCACCACCATCCAGCAGTTGGCGGACCTGCTCACGCAGGCGTCGCTCACGGCCGCTCAAATCGCCGCGTCCGCCAACCAGCAGGCCACCGGCATCGGGCAGATCCGCCAGGCGATGCACGACGTGAACCAGGCCACGCAGCAGGGGCTCATCTCGTCGCGGCAGACGGAGCGCGCGATGCAGGACATCAACGCCATGGGCCAGAAGCTCAAGGGGCTGCTCGGGGAGTTCGGGCGCTAA